In Saprospiraceae bacterium, a genomic segment contains:
- the metF gene encoding methylenetetrahydrofolate reductase [NAD(P)H], with translation MKVTEYLKQNTGRTLISFEVLPPLKGGSIKSIFQTLDPLMEFKPPFVDVTYHREEFIYNVQPSGYYQKIAIRKRPGTVGICSAIMHHYGVQAVPHLICGGFTKEDTENALIELHFLNIKNVLALRGDARKFDEKFIPEPGGYEYALDLVQQIGRMNQGTYLDPSIENGSRTDFCIGIAGYPEKHFEAPNMKSDLKHTLEKIKSGAEYIVTQMFFDNQKYFEYLKTCKSEGINVPIIPGIKPLTKKYQLNSIPRHFYINIPDELVKAVNKTNSEQAAKEAGIEWCVAQCKELIQAGVPCLHFYTMGDSDTTRKIVEKIL, from the coding sequence ATGAAAGTTACCGAATACCTGAAACAAAATACCGGACGCACCCTGATCTCGTTTGAAGTTTTGCCACCCCTGAAAGGTGGAAGCATCAAATCTATTTTTCAAACTCTGGATCCATTGATGGAATTTAAGCCACCTTTCGTGGATGTGACCTATCACCGGGAAGAATTTATTTACAATGTGCAACCCAGCGGGTACTATCAGAAAATCGCTATTCGCAAAAGGCCCGGCACAGTAGGTATCTGCTCGGCTATCATGCATCATTATGGTGTGCAGGCAGTACCCCATTTGATTTGTGGTGGATTTACCAAAGAGGATACGGAGAATGCGCTCATTGAATTGCATTTCTTGAATATTAAAAACGTATTGGCTCTGCGAGGGGATGCCCGAAAATTTGACGAAAAATTTATACCAGAGCCCGGAGGTTATGAATATGCACTGGACCTCGTCCAGCAAATCGGCAGAATGAATCAGGGAACCTACCTCGACCCGAGTATTGAAAATGGTTCCAGGACTGATTTTTGTATCGGCATTGCAGGCTATCCCGAAAAGCATTTCGAAGCACCGAATATGAAATCAGATCTCAAACATACGCTTGAAAAAATTAAGTCGGGCGCTGAATACATCGTGACACAAATGTTTTTCGACAATCAAAAATATTTTGAATACTTAAAAACCTGCAAAAGCGAAGGGATAAACGTCCCTATCATACCAGGTATCAAACCATTGACTAAAAAATATCAGCTGAATTCTATACCCCGCCATTTTTACATCAATATTCCGGATGAACTGGTAAAAGCGGTCAATAAAACCAACTCCGAACAAGCCGCTAAAGAAGCCGGTATCGAATGGTGTGTAGCCCAATGTAAGGAGTTGATTCAAGCGGGTGTGCCCTGTCTTCATTTTTATACGATGGGTGACAGTGATACGACGCGTAAAATTGTTGAAAAGATCCTTTGA
- a CDS encoding carboxypeptidase-like regulatory domain-containing protein: MYSFTLAIRLLNDMPVLSKNRRIIVVFLVFIGYLCPGANAQQSSVLQFSGIVYQSEDDKKTPLPYVNVGILRNRRATYSNEQGFFSIAAQTGDTILFQYLGYKNKKFILPNVVLDPSYFSAIILERDTIQLSKTTVYPIPSKEHFKQEFLAMNVHDEMRSIAEKNLEADVLAWLEPGVPSDGRAGVSLYFRQEANNAVYDGQFKPLQIFNPLAWIDFIKALKRGDFKKKKKPPE, encoded by the coding sequence ATGTATTCTTTTACCTTAGCAATTCGTTTATTAAACGATATGCCAGTTTTGTCCAAAAATCGAAGAATTATTGTTGTATTTCTCGTCTTTATAGGATATTTATGTCCAGGGGCAAATGCTCAACAATCCTCAGTACTTCAGTTCTCCGGAATAGTATATCAATCGGAGGACGATAAAAAGACACCCTTGCCCTATGTAAATGTTGGTATTTTGAGAAACAGGAGGGCTACTTACAGCAATGAACAGGGTTTCTTTTCCATAGCTGCACAAACGGGTGATACCATTTTGTTTCAGTATCTGGGTTACAAAAACAAAAAATTCATATTGCCAAATGTTGTCCTTGATCCATCCTATTTTTCAGCAATCATTTTAGAAAGGGATACCATTCAACTTAGTAAAACCACTGTCTACCCGATACCATCTAAAGAACATTTCAAACAAGAATTCCTTGCCATGAATGTTCATGATGAAATGCGCAGCATTGCCGAAAAAAATCTCGAAGCAGATGTATTGGCCTGGTTAGAACCCGGAGTCCCATCCGACGGAAGGGCAGGTGTAAGTTTGTATTTCAGGCAAGAAGCCAATAATGCTGTTTATGACGGACAATTCAAGCCCCTTCAGATCTTTAATCCTTTGGCCTGGATAGACTTTATCAAAGCCCTTAAAAGAGGAGATTTTAAGAAAAAGAAGAAACCGCCGGAATAG
- a CDS encoding alkaline phosphatase family protein — translation MQKSFCLLVCSFLWLTELVSQLKSGPMLGPVELRTASIWCEIEKGTELELTYWKEGDPARKFEIEPDVSKRFSYRICKFYLTGLDFGTTYEYELVIENKKKTPPIRGHFKTQDLWQYRKPAGDFRFLAGSCSFTNEVIYDRPGKPYGGDSSIFRTMAKEPASFMLWLGDNWYYREVDYSSEWGLWYRASHDRSQAEMKDFLKSMSHYAIWDDHDYGPNNEGKAYVFKEEASRVFQNYWCNPPSPSKEGGIYTKFHYNDVDFFLLDDRSFRSSDALMDSINGQPNPNKWMWGAEQLDWLKNQLANSRAPFKMICNGSSILNTYNKYDCLVHYPIEYNDLLNFIESEKINGVVFLTGDRHHSEVIQHIIPNGYPLYEFLNSALTSGTYKVGDLEKSNPMMLLNMLVEQNNYTRASISGPHKQRVLKIEFVDKFGKTLASMQINQQDLEFKE, via the coding sequence ATGCAAAAGTCATTCTGCCTCCTGGTTTGCTCATTTCTTTGGCTTACAGAACTTGTTTCCCAATTAAAAAGCGGCCCTATGTTGGGGCCAGTAGAGCTAAGAACAGCTTCTATTTGGTGCGAGATTGAAAAAGGAACAGAACTTGAATTGACTTATTGGAAAGAAGGAGATCCTGCTCGAAAATTTGAAATCGAACCTGATGTAAGCAAAAGATTTTCTTACCGCATTTGTAAATTTTACCTGACAGGACTGGACTTTGGAACAACTTATGAATACGAACTGGTCATTGAGAATAAAAAGAAGACTCCACCCATTCGGGGACATTTTAAAACACAGGATCTTTGGCAATACCGCAAACCAGCCGGGGATTTCCGTTTCTTAGCCGGGAGTTGCTCATTTACCAACGAAGTAATTTACGATAGACCCGGCAAACCATATGGAGGGGATTCCAGTATTTTTAGGACGATGGCAAAAGAACCAGCCTCATTTATGCTTTGGTTAGGTGACAATTGGTATTACAGAGAAGTTGATTATTCCAGCGAATGGGGATTATGGTATCGGGCTTCCCATGACCGCAGTCAGGCTGAGATGAAGGATTTTCTAAAGTCCATGAGTCACTACGCTATATGGGATGATCATGACTATGGTCCAAACAATGAAGGCAAAGCTTATGTGTTTAAAGAAGAGGCAAGTCGTGTTTTTCAAAATTATTGGTGTAATCCGCCCTCTCCATCTAAAGAAGGCGGTATCTATACCAAATTTCATTACAATGATGTCGATTTCTTTTTGTTGGATGATCGGAGCTTCAGATCCTCCGATGCGCTGATGGATAGCATAAATGGGCAGCCCAATCCAAATAAATGGATGTGGGGAGCAGAGCAGCTGGATTGGCTTAAGAATCAGTTGGCCAATAGCCGGGCACCTTTTAAGATGATTTGTAACGGAAGCAGTATCTTAAATACTTATAACAAATATGACTGTCTGGTCCACTACCCGATAGAATATAATGATCTGTTGAATTTTATTGAATCAGAAAAAATAAATGGAGTCGTTTTTCTTACCGGCGATCGCCATCATAGTGAAGTCATTCAACATATCATTCCAAATGGTTATCCGCTTTATGAATTTTTAAATTCTGCGCTTACATCCGGTACTTATAAAGTAGGCGATTTGGAAAAATCCAATCCCATGATGTTGCTCAATATGCTGGTCGAACAAAATAATTATACAAGGGCAAGCATCAGCGGACCACACAAACAACGGGTTTTAAAAATCGAATTCGTCGATAAGTTTGGAAAAACATTGGCATCCATGCAGATTAATCAACAGGATTTGGAGTTTAAGGAATAA
- a CDS encoding SRPBCC family protein, with protein MKYTVDVIINKDLESILDLFDNEANLYKWMEGLQKFEHISGTPGAEGSQSKMYFKMGKREFILLETIISKQLPGKFECAYDADGVRNVVISRFIALTDHQTQYISEQEFHFKGLMKFFSIFLKSAFKKQSLKYLLDFKKFAESKK; from the coding sequence ATAAAATATACCGTAGACGTCATCATCAACAAAGATCTCGAATCCATTTTAGATCTATTTGACAACGAAGCAAATTTATACAAATGGATGGAGGGCCTTCAAAAATTTGAGCACATCAGTGGTACGCCCGGGGCAGAAGGTTCTCAATCGAAAATGTATTTTAAAATGGGTAAACGCGAATTCATATTACTTGAAACCATTATAAGCAAACAATTACCCGGTAAATTTGAATGCGCTTACGATGCTGATGGAGTTCGCAATGTGGTTATTTCCAGATTTATTGCATTGACTGATCATCAAACACAATATATCAGTGAACAGGAATTTCATTTTAAAGGACTTATGAAATTTTTCAGCATTTTTTTAAAATCTGCCTTTAAAAAACAATCGTTAAAATATCTATTGGATTTTAAAAAGTTTGCAGAAAGCAAGAAGTGA
- a CDS encoding type IIA DNA topoisomerase subunit B, with product MAQVHSYTEENIKSLDWKEHIRLRPGMYIGKLGDGSHIDDGIYILLKEVIDNCIDEYVMGYGREIDIEVQDGIARVRDYGRGIPLGKVIECVSQINTGGKYDSKAFKKSVGLNGVGTKAVNALSNYFKVTSIRDGKCKMAEFERGNLIKEYNLKNTDEVNGTEIEFRADEKIFQKYRFVQEFIESRIWHYAYLNAGLRINYNGKTYVSKNGLKDMLERRTDSEHLDYPIIHLKGEDIECVLTHGGQYGEQYYSFVNGQYTSQGGTHLNYFREAIVKTLREFYKKDFDSRDIHTGAIGAISVRIEEPVFESQTKTKLGSTTISPEGSSLRSLIVDFISKELDLYLHQNQDAAKEFQSRILQSERERKEIAGIKKLANQRAKKANLHNKKLRDCRYHLSDSKLKPEIAEATTLFITEGDSASGSITKARNPELQAVFSLRGKPLNCFGLTKKIVYENEELNLLQHALDIEDDIENLRFNKVVISTDADVDGMHIRLLLLTFFLQFFPELVRTGHLFILETPLFRVRDKQQTFYCYSEKEKKEAIQKLRGKPEITRFKGLGEISPDEFSGFIGSDIKLEPVVLNEDSHIEKVLEYYMGKNTAERQDFIIENLRTDLDQMTAEELLAQEEALLV from the coding sequence ATGGCACAGGTACACAGTTATACGGAAGAAAACATTAAATCGCTCGATTGGAAAGAACACATCCGATTAAGGCCCGGAATGTATATAGGTAAGTTGGGAGATGGCAGCCATATCGATGATGGTATTTACATACTTTTGAAAGAAGTCATCGATAACTGTATAGATGAATATGTGATGGGTTATGGGCGAGAAATCGATATTGAAGTTCAGGATGGAATTGCAAGAGTGAGAGATTACGGAAGAGGCATCCCATTGGGTAAAGTCATTGAATGCGTTTCACAAATCAACACCGGAGGAAAATACGACAGCAAAGCTTTTAAAAAATCAGTAGGTTTAAATGGTGTAGGAACCAAAGCTGTAAATGCACTGTCGAATTATTTCAAAGTGACATCCATTCGCGATGGCAAATGTAAGATGGCTGAATTCGAACGCGGTAATCTGATCAAAGAATACAATCTGAAAAATACAGATGAAGTCAACGGCACTGAAATTGAGTTTAGAGCAGACGAAAAGATTTTTCAAAAATACAGATTCGTTCAGGAATTTATTGAGAGCCGCATCTGGCATTATGCTTATTTGAACGCCGGTCTTCGGATCAATTACAATGGCAAAACTTATGTATCCAAAAATGGATTGAAGGATATGCTCGAACGCCGTACCGACAGCGAGCATCTGGACTATCCGATCATTCATTTAAAAGGAGAAGATATCGAATGTGTGTTGACCCACGGTGGTCAATACGGAGAACAATATTACAGTTTTGTCAATGGGCAATACACTTCACAAGGTGGAACGCATTTGAATTATTTCAGAGAAGCTATTGTCAAAACACTGCGCGAATTTTATAAAAAAGATTTTGATTCCAGAGACATACATACTGGAGCTATTGGTGCCATCTCTGTGCGCATAGAAGAACCGGTTTTTGAATCACAGACGAAAACAAAATTGGGATCCACGACGATCAGCCCGGAAGGCTCATCGCTGCGTTCATTAATTGTAGATTTTATCTCTAAAGAACTGGATCTTTACTTGCACCAAAATCAAGATGCTGCTAAGGAATTCCAAAGTCGCATCTTACAATCTGAACGCGAACGCAAAGAAATTGCAGGAATTAAAAAACTGGCTAACCAACGTGCAAAAAAAGCCAATTTACATAATAAAAAATTGCGCGATTGCAGATATCATTTATCCGATAGTAAATTAAAACCAGAAATTGCAGAAGCGACAACCTTGTTTATCACAGAAGGAGACTCAGCCAGCGGATCGATCACCAAGGCCAGAAATCCGGAGCTCCAGGCAGTGTTTAGTTTAAGAGGAAAACCCCTAAATTGTTTCGGCCTTACCAAAAAAATAGTTTACGAAAATGAGGAACTGAATTTACTGCAACATGCTCTAGATATTGAAGATGATATTGAAAATTTGCGTTTTAATAAAGTCGTCATTTCAACAGATGCAGATGTTGACGGAATGCATATACGCCTGCTGTTGCTCACTTTCTTTCTTCAGTTTTTTCCCGAATTGGTTCGCACCGGGCATCTTTTTATTCTGGAGACGCCTTTATTCCGCGTAAGAGACAAACAACAAACCTTTTATTGTTATTCTGAAAAAGAAAAAAAAGAAGCTATCCAAAAATTGCGCGGTAAACCTGAAATTACACGCTTCAAAGGACTGGGAGAAATTAGTCCGGATGAATTTTCAGGATTCATTGGCAGCGATATCAAATTGGAACCCGTAGTGCTGAACGAAGATTCGCATATTGAAAAAGTTCTGGAATACTACATGGGAAAAAACACAGCTGAACGCCAGGATTTCATCATTGAAAATCTACGAACCGATCTCGACCAAATGACTGCTGAAGAATTGTTGGCACAAGAGGAAGCTTTGCTAGTCTAA
- a CDS encoding BrxA/BrxB family bacilliredoxin, giving the protein MYPQELVLPMTRELTQIGFQSLLSSDEVKKVLDQKSGTTLLVINSVCGCAAANARPGVRVALQMGPKPDHLVTVFAGVDREAVQTAREYLLPYPPSSPAIALFKDGQLVHMLERHHIEGRSAQMIADNLAAAFSNYCLINA; this is encoded by the coding sequence ATGTATCCACAGGAACTCGTACTACCCATGACCCGTGAGCTGACCCAAATTGGCTTTCAATCATTGCTCAGTTCAGATGAGGTTAAAAAGGTCTTAGACCAGAAATCGGGTACTACCCTATTGGTAATCAATTCGGTATGTGGTTGTGCGGCTGCGAATGCAAGACCTGGAGTTAGAGTTGCCCTTCAAATGGGTCCTAAGCCCGATCATCTGGTTACTGTTTTTGCGGGTGTTGACCGCGAAGCTGTGCAAACGGCAAGAGAATACCTATTGCCATACCCTCCCTCTTCACCGGCTATTGCTTTGTTTAAAGACGGTCAATTGGTTCATATGTTGGAAAGACATCACATCGAAGGTCGTTCTGCCCAAATGATCGCCGATAATCTGGCTGCTGCATTTTCTAATTACTGCTTGATAAACGCATGA
- a CDS encoding IS3 family transposase, protein MKQRIEMVHTKPQKLSIRKQCDLLNVPRSTLYYQPVQEKPENVKMMNIMDKHLLQHPTEGVKSMVNLLKEKGYPVGPKRIRRLFKVMGWQTIYRRKNLTKQGLKQFIKPYLLRNLEITHANQVWCTDITYIPMAKGFMYMIAFIDVYSRKIMGWSISNSMSKQWCVAALKEAIAVNGKPNIINSDQGSQFTSAMWTHYLESEKILISMDGKGRATDNTWIERFWKTLKYDYIYLNPCDNGFELFEGVQNHIAYYHRKMHQTTGQTPNKRYDDSIKKSCSLI, encoded by the coding sequence ATGAAACAACGAATAGAGATGGTGCATACGAAACCACAAAAGCTGAGTATTCGCAAACAGTGTGATCTATTGAACGTACCAAGGAGCACACTTTATTACCAGCCTGTTCAGGAAAAGCCTGAAAATGTTAAAATGATGAATATCATGGATAAGCATTTGTTACAGCACCCGACAGAAGGGGTTAAATCAATGGTGAATCTTTTAAAGGAAAAAGGATATCCGGTAGGTCCTAAACGAATAAGGAGGTTGTTTAAGGTTATGGGATGGCAAACAATATATCGTCGCAAAAACCTAACAAAACAGGGCCTAAAGCAATTTATTAAACCGTATTTACTTAGAAATCTGGAAATCACACATGCCAATCAGGTTTGGTGTACCGATATTACGTACATCCCGATGGCTAAAGGATTTATGTACATGATTGCCTTCATTGATGTTTATAGTCGCAAAATCATGGGCTGGAGTATAAGTAATAGTATGAGTAAACAATGGTGTGTTGCTGCTTTAAAAGAAGCCATTGCTGTCAATGGTAAACCCAATATTATAAACTCGGATCAAGGTTCTCAATTTACAAGTGCGATGTGGACTCATTATTTGGAATCTGAAAAGATATTGATCTCAATGGATGGCAAAGGAAGAGCTACAGATAATACCTGGATTGAAAGATTCTGGAAAACTTTAAAGTACGATTATATTTATCTCAATCCATGCGATAATGGTTTTGAACTTTTTGAAGGAGTTCAAAACCATATCGCCTATTACCACCGGAAAATGCACCAAACTACCGGACAAACTCCCAATAAACGATACGATGATTCCATTAAAAAATCATGCAGCTTAATATGA
- a CDS encoding T9SS type A sorting domain-containing protein — protein sequence MLFELKKLVIENTNNSGNELVLNIYPNPTTSIITVALGNIIRQNMQFELVDIFGQSVIKKYLENKIIKFDFNLEYLEDGLYFLKISEPLGLIHSGKIVKISVF from the coding sequence TTGCTTTTTGAACTTAAAAAACTGGTAATTGAAAATACAAATAATTCTGGAAATGAATTAGTATTAAATATATACCCTAATCCAACTACTAGTATAATAACTGTTGCCTTAGGGAATATTATTAGACAAAATATGCAATTTGAATTAGTCGATATTTTTGGACAATCAGTTATAAAGAAATATTTAGAAAATAAGATTATTAAATTTGATTTTAATTTGGAGTATCTTGAAGATGGTTTGTATTTTTTAAAAATTAGCGAACCATTGGGCTTAATTCATAGTGGAAAAATCGTTAAAATAAGTGTTTTTTAA
- a CDS encoding DUF5103 domain-containing protein, translated as MNLLQKVLVCYLLFTLMGNLIQDLKAQSNEFELPAIDTIYDDRIKSIFFYRTYPEKESIAFLTHGKQEALQLQFDFLIPSAEDLYYSFFHFDKNWKQDELRHEEFLKGFQEEQIYSYVTSRNTKIPFVHYQLQVESEDFLVSGNYLMCVYNRQKQVLFTRRFFVTEQQFHAAVEFINPLQIEHRRTHHSMEMEVKTGELPVANNGQELFVQAIQNGDFNTLIERNEPNFYTGDAFKFTRPDDFIFPAKKEFRFKDIRTLISRTPDIQYWDEKEDGYHAWLIPDGVREGKSYYTETDINGKYLILNRDVYKPETESDYAWMHFTLKTGYELDEPIYLFGAVSDWQIREEFRMDYDESRKAYMGQFLLKLGYYNYLYAYRNKDGLAETDHLEGNWYETENNYAVFIYYRPFGSRYDRLMFAGIFNSNY; from the coding sequence ATGAATTTATTGCAAAAAGTCCTTGTTTGTTATTTACTGTTTACCTTGATGGGTAACTTAATCCAAGATTTAAAGGCACAATCTAATGAATTTGAATTACCTGCCATCGATACCATCTACGATGATCGCATCAAAAGCATTTTTTTCTACCGGACTTATCCCGAAAAAGAGAGCATCGCTTTTCTTACCCATGGAAAACAGGAAGCCCTTCAATTGCAGTTTGATTTTTTAATACCATCCGCCGAGGATCTTTATTATAGTTTTTTTCATTTTGATAAAAACTGGAAACAGGATGAGCTCCGTCATGAAGAATTTTTAAAAGGATTTCAGGAGGAGCAAATCTATAGTTATGTGACTTCGAGAAATACTAAGATTCCTTTTGTGCATTATCAGCTTCAGGTAGAGAGCGAAGACTTTTTAGTGAGTGGAAATTATTTAATGTGCGTGTATAATCGTCAGAAGCAGGTCTTGTTTACGCGCAGATTTTTTGTTACAGAGCAACAATTTCATGCAGCCGTAGAATTTATCAATCCTCTACAAATAGAACATCGAAGGACACACCACTCCATGGAAATGGAAGTAAAAACGGGAGAACTTCCGGTGGCCAACAACGGACAGGAATTGTTTGTACAGGCCATACAAAACGGTGACTTTAATACTTTGATCGAAAGAAATGAACCCAATTTTTACACAGGAGATGCGTTCAAATTTACCAGACCCGACGATTTTATTTTTCCTGCAAAAAAAGAATTCAGATTTAAGGATATACGCACCCTTATATCGCGTACACCCGATATTCAGTATTGGGATGAAAAGGAAGATGGTTACCATGCCTGGTTAATTCCCGATGGCGTGCGCGAAGGCAAATCCTATTATACCGAAACAGACATCAACGGAAAGTACCTCATACTAAACCGGGATGTGTATAAGCCTGAAACGGAATCCGATTATGCCTGGATGCATTTCACCCTAAAGACCGGATATGAACTGGATGAGCCCATTTATCTTTTTGGAGCAGTAAGCGATTGGCAGATCCGGGAAGAATTCAGAATGGATTATGACGAAAGCAGAAAAGCCTATATGGGACAGTTTTTGTTGAAATTGGGTTATTACAATTATTTGTATGCCTACCGCAATAAAGATGGGCTTGCTGAAACGGACCATTTGGAAGGAAATTGGTACGAGACTGAAAACAACTATGCGGTGTTTATCTATTACCGTCCCTTTGGGAGCAGATACGATCGCCTGATGTTTGCAGGTATTTTCAATTCAAATTATTGA
- a CDS encoding TolC family protein, which translates to MNFKLLSCIGLICFLQIGNSQQSWNLVQCIDFAVKNNIGLKQSQIAVQMAELDVKTSKHQQFPDLSAGINGGISFGRNVDPTTNTFTTENILYSNYNLSSSVVLFQSGLMRNSVKQNKLLLNAGKEDHNQAVNDLSLSIATFYLNVLLAEERLEVAGRSLELQQLQLDQIEKLIKAGVKPEADALEIKSQLARAEQSIVLAENGLDLAWLQLKQAMRMDPETDMQLVRLTEEQLNKIELEIYSFNQIEAKAVDQQASLRAAKIRLESAKIGEKMARALLYPSVFLSGSIGSRFSDAAIRPTAFGTERQTYEVYINNQLVKVEQDYPVITQTEVIPFNTQFDQFLGYGVGVSVSIPIYKNYSNKAGLQKAKLATKLSDLDLQLKKEILDQNLYTAIANVKAALKEHEAAMKSFEAGNSAFEKTSKKFQIGAASTFELNVSQANLQTTEINLLIAKYDLIFKQKLLDYYAGKRIEL; encoded by the coding sequence ATGAACTTTAAATTATTAAGCTGTATTGGCCTGATTTGCTTTTTACAAATAGGCAATTCCCAACAAAGCTGGAACCTGGTTCAGTGTATCGATTTTGCTGTTAAGAACAATATAGGCCTGAAACAAAGCCAAATCGCGGTTCAAATGGCCGAACTTGATGTCAAAACAAGCAAACACCAACAGTTTCCGGACCTCAGTGCAGGCATCAATGGGGGGATCAGTTTTGGCCGAAATGTGGACCCTACTACGAATACATTTACAACAGAAAATATCCTTTATTCCAATTATAATTTGTCGAGCTCTGTGGTTCTTTTTCAAAGCGGTTTAATGCGTAATTCGGTTAAACAGAATAAGCTACTATTGAACGCTGGTAAAGAAGACCACAATCAGGCTGTCAATGATTTGAGTTTGAGTATTGCTACCTTTTATCTGAATGTTCTACTTGCTGAAGAGCGATTGGAAGTAGCAGGACGATCACTCGAGTTGCAGCAACTCCAACTCGATCAGATCGAAAAATTGATCAAGGCAGGTGTCAAACCGGAAGCTGATGCCCTTGAAATTAAAAGTCAACTGGCACGTGCAGAACAATCAATTGTACTTGCAGAAAACGGATTAGATTTGGCCTGGTTGCAACTGAAACAGGCTATGCGAATGGATCCGGAAACGGATATGCAATTGGTACGATTGACCGAGGAACAATTGAATAAAATCGAATTGGAAATTTATAGTTTCAACCAGATTGAAGCAAAAGCAGTCGATCAGCAAGCTTCGCTCCGGGCAGCAAAAATCAGATTGGAATCTGCAAAAATTGGCGAAAAAATGGCCCGGGCATTATTATATCCATCTGTGTTCCTGAGTGGGAGTATTGGCTCCCGGTTTTCCGACGCAGCCATTAGACCTACAGCATTTGGTACAGAACGTCAAACTTACGAAGTATATATTAATAACCAGTTGGTCAAAGTCGAACAAGATTATCCGGTCATCACCCAAACGGAAGTGATCCCATTCAATACACAGTTTGATCAGTTTTTGGGTTACGGAGTAGGCGTTTCAGTTTCCATTCCGATTTATAAAAACTATAGTAATAAAGCTGGGTTGCAAAAGGCAAAACTGGCTACCAAACTTTCTGATCTGGATTTACAACTGAAAAAGGAAATTTTAGATCAAAATTTATACACGGCCATCGCCAATGTCAAAGCAGCACTTAAAGAGCATGAGGCTGCCATGAAGTCTTTTGAAGCCGGTAATTCTGCATTTGAAAAAACGAGCAAGAAATTTCAAATCGGGGCAGCAAGCACATTCGAACTCAATGTATCACAAGCGAATTTGCAAACTACCGAAATCAATTTGTTGATTGCAAAATACGATCTCATCTTCAAACAAAAATTGCTCGATTATTATGCGGGCAAAAGAATTGAATTGTAA